A window of Panthera leo isolate Ple1 chromosome D2, P.leo_Ple1_pat1.1, whole genome shotgun sequence contains these coding sequences:
- the LOC122202695 gene encoding pterin-4-alpha-carbinolamine dehydratase-like, whose translation MAGKAQRLSDEERNQLLPNLRALGWNELEGRDAIFKQFHFKDFIWAFGFMMKVALQAQKLDHHPEWFNMYSKAHITLSTRECAGLLEWDINLASFIEQLAVSMT comes from the coding sequence ATGGCTGGCAAAGCACAGAGGCTAAGTGATGAGGAGAGGAACCAGCTGCTGCCAAACCTGAGAGCTCTAGGGTGGAACGAGCTGGAAGGCAGAGATGCTATCTTCAAGCAGTTCCATTTCAAAGACTTCATTTGGGCCTTTGGCTTCATGATGAAGGTGGCCCTGCAGGCTCAGAAACTAGACCACCATCCCGAATGGTTTAACATGTACAGTAAGGCCCACATCACCCTGAGCACCCGTGAATGTGCCGGCCTTTTAGAATGGGACATAAACCTGGCCAGCTTCATTGAACAATTAGCAGTGTCCATGACATAG